In Salvia miltiorrhiza cultivar Shanhuang (shh) chromosome 4, IMPLAD_Smil_shh, whole genome shotgun sequence, the DNA window CTCAACGCACCATGGCAATATCATTAGATCCGCTGATGTAACCCTCTCGCTGTCTCCTTTCCATTTCTCATTTTTCCAattccttttcttcttctttttccacCAAAAGAGACCAGGGAAGCACGACATGGATCCCGAAGAATTTAGAGCCATTTTATCGAGATCGAGGGCCGGGATTTGGGCGCTGATTGAGGCGGCGATTACCGTTGCCGGCTCGGATTACGGCAATGAGTTGCGCCGCCGCCGGGATAAACTCGTCGAATTGCTTTACGCGCCGGAGCCGCAGGTGTGTCGGAACTGCAGCGGCGGCATCCGCCGTGACGTCGTTGATCACGAGCCCTATTTCCCGGAGAATATTTGTAATAATTATAATACTAGTGATAATATAGATAATATTAAGTacgaagaagatgatgatgaaaatAAGAATTTCAACAATAATAGCAATAACAATAGGGACTCGAATGATGATTTTACTAAGAGTCCGTTGACTCCGGAGTCGAATAATCGGAATCTAGGCGGcggagaagaggaagaggatGGGGATCCGTATGGCGGCTTGTTTGATGAAAAGGCCAAAATCTTCAGCATCAAACAGCAGCTTGAAGATCTAAACCAGGTTTGTGATTTGTTTCGCCTTTTTCCAATTCTGATAGTTTTGTTGGTCGAGTGTATATGTTTGCTTCATTTTTTTGCGTGTTCAAAGTAATTTGATTCGTTCAGAGTGAAGATACTGTGATGGAATTGCTGCAAAACCTGGCAGATATGGATATCACGTTTCAAGCTCTCAAGGTAAAAAAGTTGTATTTATGTAAATTAAAGGGGACTTCGTTTAGTTTTTTTTGGCTGAAAGAAGCTGAGGTTGTTGTGTAGGATACTGATATAGGAAGGCATGTGAATCAACTGAGGAAGCATTCATCAAATGAAGTGAGCAGATTGGTGAAGCAGCTTGTCAGGTTTTCAGCTTCTTCTCTTTGCAAATTTTGGAAAACCTTTGCTTTTGTGTTTACTTTTCTCCTCTTGATTTGTATGATTGTGTTATTACTGATTAAATTATGTTATTGTTTTCGGGCAGAAAATGGAAGGAAACTGTTAATGAATGGGTAAAGGTGAACCAACCACAAGCAACTTCAAACCTTATCGGTAGTATGTTGTTTCTAAATTAGAAACTGCTGTTTTTGCAATTGCTTCATAGACGCAATAAAAGTAGTTTATgtgcaaaaaaagaaagaaaagaatgaaCAAATTTGAAGTAAAGAAGTGTTGATGTGTTAATACTgggtggtgatggtggtggcAGCTGATGGGGACTCGCCTCAGCAGAGCATACCCAAAAATCAACAAAATGGCCATCACCAGGTGAATCGAAAATTACTTCTGTTAGCTACATTTATGGGAACAGCCAAACAAATGCtaaaagataaaagaaatgAGGAAGAAAGATTGATAAATAACTAGTTGACAAGAAATATGTTGCAATTCTGAATTTTTGGTTTTCACAGGTTCCAGATTTTGGGTACTCCCCGAACCCACAGAGTGAGCTTCAAATTAGATACTAAATTTTTAGCTGGAGTTCTTGATTTTGTTCTTTTCATATGTAGATTGACATTGTGTTCTCTCGGTCTCTTCTTCTTTCCTGTCTAGATGGGAGTTCCAGTGTAGAAAGAAAATATGCAGAACATGAACCAAAGCCCAAAGTTCCAGATTTTGGGTACTCCCCGAACCCACAGAGTGAGCTTCAAATTAGATACTAAATTTTTAGCTGGATTTCTTGATTTTGCTCTTTTCATATGTAGATTGACATTGTGATTCTCTCGGTTTATTCTTCTTTCCTGTCTAGATGGGAGTTCCAGTATAGAAACAAAATATGCAGAACATGAATCAAAGCCCAAACCACCGCAGTCTGGTGCTCGAAGAGAAGCTCTGTTAAGGCCACATCAATCAGTTCCTAAGTCTACTTCAGCTCCTCCTAATGTACTGACTGCTCTGCTAGAACTAATAAACTTCCATACATATCTTGCTCTATCTGCTTAAATGAGTTTTCCAAagttgatttaaaaaaaaaaaaaaaactggaaaTTGTGCCTTTATTGATAAATTAGCCTGCTTTATCTAACATTGAGGGCCTTACCAATCATGTATATTATCAATTGGGGAGTGTTGTCAAGTCTTTTGATGTTAACCACATTGTCACCTCTGAGCTTGTTGTAATGTAAagtaatttattgagatctctTTGTAAACTGGGTGTAAAGACTACTGGACTAGTGTTGATTACCATAACGAGATTTTGCAGAGAGCAGTAAAAAGGGAATCGGTCATGGATGATGAGAAGCTGAACTCAGCAAGAAAGCGTCTTCAGGAGAACTACCAAGAAGCTAATAATGGTCTGCTTTCAATCTTTGGAATATGGTTCTATAACCTTTTACTTGTCCGTCAGTACTGATTGGctcttatttgttgttttatttttgCTCTATGAAGCCAAAAAGCAGAGAACGATTCAAGTGATGGATATTCATGATATTCCCAAACCAAAGAATGCCTTCTTTGCCAAGAACAAAGGCAACTTTCAGGGGAGGCATCATCGGTGATTCTGCCTAAATTAATCTTTTATACTAGGTTTTACTGCATAATGGCGTGCAACTTTGTTTCTGCATAAGGACCCTTGCCTTACCAGAAGGAAGTTGGTTTGGCATCCTTTTCTACATTATGTCTTGCGGCATAAATTGAAGTATAGAACTTTTGTGGATCTGTGCTTTAAAATTTTGTACTAGCATGTTGCTACCGATGATGCCTCTAACCTGACTGTAACATATATACCGGGCATCTTTCTTCACTTCTAAGGTAATCTTTCTGGCTGGTTTTGGtaatgaatttaatttaagattttttGCAGAAGCAGTGTGTGCACTTATTGCATTTCCTTTCCAAATTACTTAATTCAGAGTTATAATATCACATAAATAGGTCCTTAAATTTCAACGTTTGTCTTTTAATTGAGTCCTTGTACTTTCATATCATTCAAAGAACTttatattatgttataattgagTGTCATTGAATTTTAGATATGTCCGAAATTCCAATTAAAACATGATCATTCGAGAAATTACAAAATTCTGTGAATGCTCGAGATCTAACTGTAGTATTATTCTATGCATGCTTGTCTGTGTAGATGTTGGGCTAAAAATGTAAGGTGGTACATGACAATTCGGCAAGAAACAGAATGTACACTGTTCTATATTTTCTCACGCCTACATTTGCCATGTATATGTTGCCATTTTGATTGGATAaacagaattttttttaaaggccCCCGTCTTCATCCTATAGATATTTAATATAGAAACAAAATCAAAGTATTTAGTGTCACTTATTCATTAGAATATACTAGTATTGATTAAAAAATTTGTTCATTAGAATATACTAGTCAGAATCTCAATCAGTCCATTCAAATGGAAATTTACGGTTCAAGTGCAACCACACGACTCTCCTAAAATCTAGACTTAGCAAAGTTCTAAAATCTAGAAACAGGTAATGGGAAATAATCATAAACTACTAGACTTAGCAAAACAGGTTGAGTGAAGTGCAAactcaaaacaacaaaacatcAGCAGATTCACAGATAATTCCAAACACCAAAGCAACAAGAACAGATTCACAGATACTAGGTGGGGATTGATTCATTTGGCCAAGGCATAGTAGCAAGCAACCTGGCCGTTGCTGTGGCGGAAACTGGAGACGAAGAAGCCCTCTATGTCGTTGAACACGAGCTTATCTTCCTTGTTGATGAGAGCCGCAGCAGCAGGGGTCATGTCTTTGACACATGCCAAGCTCTCATCATACCCGAATATTTGGAAGGAACAGCCTCTCCCTCTCTTCACCTCGCTCACAACAACACCACCCGTTTTGGGATCAAAGATGAAGAGCTTCCCGTTTGTGCATCCACCAACAATTTTGCCCGACCTCGAACAGTCAAGGCATTGATCCACCTTCAAATCGTGTTTTACATCAAGCCTCTTCTTGAGGATCCACGCGCCATCGCCCTCATGATAGCACCATAAATCAATGGCCTGTAACCAATCGCCGTCTTTCTTGATGCAGTCGAGCATAGCAATGGAGCCTTCCCAATTGACAATGGGCCCATTTCCAACAATGTCATACCTGGGCAGTGGCACAACCTTGAATTTCATGTGGGTAGCATCAAATCCCAGTAAAGCACTAGCCTCCTCAATCTCGCCATTTTGGTTTAGTCTCTCGGCGAAGCAAGTGTCCCAATAGGGATCTCCATTAACAATCACGTGATTCTTGGGATACTTGACTCGACACCTGATTCCCACATCATCCAATACTCTCCATGAAGCAGACTTGGAGGAGTAAACCTCAACCCCAACCTTCATCTTCTTCCCCTTCAAACAAGAAATCCTAACCACCTTAAAGTCATCTCCCTCGGCGGTGCACCCGAACCCCAGCGATACCATCTTCGTAGCCCCAAAATTAGTCCTGAAACCGGGAAGAACTTTCCACAGATTGGTGGCAGGATTCCAGAGAATAACCTTATCGGTGAATGCAGGGCGGCCCATGCAAACGAGGCCGTTGCAGTGATCCAAGAAGATTTCGTATGGGTGGTCTGCCTCAATGGGAGAAACCCTGTTGGGGTTGATTCCTAAAACAGAGCATGTTAGGAGATGCGACTGAACAACGGAGGCGGAGGCTCTCGCTCTCGGGGACAGATCGGTGTGAAGCTTTACGAAATCTGGATTCGAGACGAGCTTGCACCACGGCTTGCATACGCACTTGAAGCGGCACAGAGATTTCACCGGTAGTCGCGCCAAAATGGCGATCATCATGTCCGGAGGTAACTTGCAGTCGCCCATGGCGTTCGTCTCCGCCGCTGCCTTGTTCTTGTTGTGGGATTTTGAGTTTCTCTTGGGAGGCATTGTGATTTCGTCGAGGGTTTTGGGAGGCAGCGTAGGGTTGAGTTTATTTGCTGTGAATGTGAATGTGATTGGACGGAATTCAGGAAAGGTGGCAGACGGAGCAGAGAGAAGTAGCGCCCAAGCTACACTAATTGAGTAATTGTTCTACGTTTTCAACTCTCATCAAATTGTACTGTTAACGCTTTTTAAGATCGAGTATCTGAATAATATGGCTTCACTAAATAAGCTGCATTTTTTCGATCAtcaaaaaattaacttttttaATTTACACTACCTAAAAAGAACGAGAGAGTTAGAATTATCATTTTGTATTCAAACTACAACAAACAAATTTTAGTTAAGAAATTTAAACAACAAACTTACACTCTAATATGAGTTTCAgtgtattattaaattgaggtttattataaagtgaaaaagaaaaaacatcccttgaaagcacaaaatgCAGACTAAGGGTACAAAAACTTAAAAAGCGAATGAGAagaactcaaaaaggaaagtcaggatcattatccaaatcatccgaccaacgcctatggacgacattattcattgcaatcatactaggcctattggtaacgtcaaccacaaactccaTCGGTTTGTtacccatttcttccgcattcctgagacgacttttaatacaaccttcTGGAATTGCATGTATAGGGTCTCGTCCCTttaccgagccctttggacgaccacgtccgcgcttctgctccgagagcaactgcatcccctgattaacttgctcctctaacctaata includes these proteins:
- the LOC131021670 gene encoding probable mediator of RNA polymerase II transcription subunit 26c isoform X1, with the translated sequence MDPEEFRAILSRSRAGIWALIEAAITVAGSDYGNELRRRRDKLVELLYAPEPQVCRNCSGGIRRDVVDHEPYFPENICNNYNTSDNIDNIKYEEDDDENKNFNNNSNNNRDSNDDFTKSPLTPESNNRNLGGGEEEEDGDPYGGLFDEKAKIFSIKQQLEDLNQSEDTVMELLQNLADMDITFQALKDTDIGRHVNQLRKHSSNEVSRLVKQLVRKWKETVNEWVKVNQPQATSNLIGTDGDSPQQSIPKNQQNGHHQVPDFGYSPNPQNGSSSVERKYAEHEPKPKVPDFGYSPNPQNGSSSIETKYAEHESKPKPPQSGARREALLRPHQSVPKSTSAPPNRAVKRESVMDDEKLNSARKRLQENYQEANNAKKQRTIQVMDIHDIPKPKNAFFAKNKGNFQGRHHR
- the LOC131021670 gene encoding probable mediator of RNA polymerase II transcription subunit 26c isoform X6 is translated as MDPEEFRAILSRSRAGIWALIEAAITVAGSDYGNELRRRRDKLVELLYAPEPQVCRNCSGGIRRDVVDHEPYFPENICNNYNTSDNIDNIKYEEDDDENKNFNNNSNNNRDSNDDFTKSPLTPESNNRNLGGGEEEEDGDPYGGLFDEKAKIFSIKQQLEDLNQSEDTVMELLQNLADMDITFQALKDTDIGRHVNQLRKHSSNEVSRLVKQLVRKWKETVNEWVKVPDFGYSPNPQNGSSSVERKYAEHEPKPKVPDFGYSPNPQNGSSSIETKYAEHESKPKPPQSGARREALLRPHQSVPKSTSAPPNRAVKRESVMDDEKLNSARKRLQENYQEANNAKKQRTIQVMDIHDIPKPKNAFFAKNKGNFQGRHHR
- the LOC131021670 gene encoding probable mediator of RNA polymerase II transcription subunit 26c isoform X5, which translates into the protein MDPEEFRAILSRSRAGIWALIEAAITVAGSDYGNELRRRRDKLVELLYAPEPQVCRNCSGGIRRDVVDHEPYFPENICNNYNTSDNIDNIKYEEDDDENKNFNNNSNNNRDSNDDFTKSPLTPESNNRNLGGGEEEEDGDPYGGLFDEKAKIFSIKQQLEDLNQSEDTVMELLQNLADMDITFQALKDTDIGRHVNQLRKHSSNEVSRLVKQLVRKWKETVNEWVKVNQPQATSNLIDGSSSVERKYAEHEPKPKVPDFGYSPNPQNGSSSIETKYAEHESKPKPPQSGARREALLRPHQSVPKSTSAPPNRAVKRESVMDDEKLNSARKRLQENYQEANNAKKQRTIQVMDIHDIPKPKNAFFAKNKGNFQGRHHR
- the LOC131021670 gene encoding probable mediator of RNA polymerase II transcription subunit 26c isoform X4, with protein sequence MDPEEFRAILSRSRAGIWALIEAAITVAGSDYGNELRRRRDKLVELLYAPEPQVCRNCSGGIRRDVVDHEPYFPENICNNYNTSDNIDNIKYEEDDDENKNFNNNSNNNRDSNDDFTKSPLTPESNNRNLGGGEEEEDGDPYGGLFDEKAKIFSIKQQLEDLNQSEDTVMELLQNLADMDITFQALKDTDIGRHVNQLRKHSSNEVSRLVKQLVRKWKETVNEWVKVNQPQATSNLIGNGSSSVERKYAEHEPKPKVPDFGYSPNPQNGSSSIETKYAEHESKPKPPQSGARREALLRPHQSVPKSTSAPPNRAVKRESVMDDEKLNSARKRLQENYQEANNAKKQRTIQVMDIHDIPKPKNAFFAKNKGNFQGRHHR
- the LOC131021670 gene encoding probable mediator of RNA polymerase II transcription subunit 26c isoform X2 yields the protein MDPEEFRAILSRSRAGIWALIEAAITVAGSDYGNELRRRRDKLVELLYAPEPQVCRNCSGGIRRDVVDHEPYFPENICNNYNTSDNIDNIKYEEDDDENKNFNNNSNNNRDSNDDFTKSPLTPESNNRNLGGGEEEEDGDPYGGLFDEKAKIFSIKQQLEDLNQSEDTVMELLQNLADMDITFQALKDTDIGRHVNQLRKHSSNEVSRLVKQLVRKWKETVNEWVKVNQPQATSNLIADGDSPQQSIPKNQQNGHHQVPDFGYSPNPQNGSSSVERKYAEHEPKPKVPDFGYSPNPQNGSSSIETKYAEHESKPKPPQSGARREALLRPHQSVPKSTSAPPNRAVKRESVMDDEKLNSARKRLQENYQEANNAKKQRTIQVMDIHDIPKPKNAFFAKNKGNFQGRHHR
- the LOC131021670 gene encoding probable mediator of RNA polymerase II transcription subunit 26c isoform X3, which gives rise to MDPEEFRAILSRSRAGIWALIEAAITVAGSDYGNELRRRRDKLVELLYAPEPQVCRNCSGGIRRDVVDHEPYFPENICNNYNTSDNIDNIKYEEDDDENKNFNNNSNNNRDSNDDFTKSPLTPESNNRNLGGGEEEEDGDPYGGLFDEKAKIFSIKQQLEDLNQSEDTVMELLQNLADMDITFQALKDTDIGRHVNQLRKHSSNEVSRLVKQLVRKWKETVNEWVKIDIVFSRSLLLSCLDGSSSVERKYAEHEPKPKVPDFGYSPNPQNGSSSIETKYAEHESKPKPPQSGARREALLRPHQSVPKSTSAPPNRAVKRESVMDDEKLNSARKRLQENYQEANNAKKQRTIQVMDIHDIPKPKNAFFAKNKGNFQGRHHR
- the LOC131023440 gene encoding F-box/kelch-repeat protein At3g23880-like encodes the protein MPPKRNSKSHNKNKAAAETNAMGDCKLPPDMMIAILARLPVKSLCRFKCVCKPWCKLVSNPDFVKLHTDLSPRARASASVVQSHLLTCSVLGINPNRVSPIEADHPYEIFLDHCNGLVCMGRPAFTDKVILWNPATNLWKVLPGFRTNFGATKMVSLGFGCTAEGDDFKVVRISCLKGKKMKVGVEVYSSKSASWRVLDDVGIRCRVKYPKNHVIVNGDPYWDTCFAERLNQNGEIEEASALLGFDATHMKFKVVPLPRYDIVGNGPIVNWEGSIAMLDCIKKDGDWLQAIDLWCYHEGDGAWILKKRLDVKHDLKVDQCLDCSRSGKIVGGCTNGKLFIFDPKTGGVVVSEVKRGRGCSFQIFGYDESLACVKDMTPAAAALINKEDKLVFNDIEGFFVSSFRHSNGQVACYYALAK